One region of Syntrophobacter fumaroxidans MPOB genomic DNA includes:
- the surE gene encoding 5'/3'-nucleotidase SurE, with translation MRILLTNDDGVYAKGIETLYLALIEEHDVTVVAPETEQSAVGHAITWLDPLRVKPVHRNGHFFGHALTGTPADCVKIAVAELMSPPPDMVVSGVNMGANVGVNVIYSGTVSAATEAAVMGIPSMAVSIDSFQPTDFSAVTEFVPRLLRIVAKEGLPPGVCLNVNVPNLPADRIRGVKVTRQGHMKMVERYDRRIDPRGHVYYWLTNSALLRDDDPATDSLALARDYISVTPIHHDLTHYEMIDTLGKWNL, from the coding sequence ATGAGAATTTTATTGACCAATGACGATGGTGTCTATGCGAAAGGGATAGAAACCCTTTACCTTGCGTTGATCGAAGAACACGATGTAACGGTGGTGGCCCCGGAAACGGAACAGAGCGCCGTGGGGCATGCCATCACCTGGCTCGACCCCCTTCGCGTGAAGCCCGTGCATCGTAACGGGCATTTTTTCGGTCACGCCCTGACCGGAACGCCCGCCGACTGCGTAAAAATCGCCGTCGCCGAGTTGATGTCACCCCCGCCGGACATGGTTGTCTCGGGCGTGAACATGGGCGCCAACGTCGGCGTGAACGTCATATACTCCGGAACCGTATCCGCGGCCACCGAGGCTGCCGTAATGGGGATACCGTCCATGGCGGTATCCATTGATTCATTCCAACCCACCGATTTCAGCGCGGTGACCGAGTTCGTTCCCAGGCTGCTGCGCATTGTGGCCAAAGAGGGGCTTCCCCCCGGAGTATGCCTCAATGTGAACGTTCCGAACCTGCCGGCCGACCGGATACGAGGTGTCAAGGTGACGCGGCAGGGGCACATGAAAATGGTCGAAAGGTACGACCGCCGGATCGATCCAAGAGGCCACGTATATTACTGGCTCACCAATTCCGCCCTGCTGCGGGACGACGATCCCGCGACGGACTCGCTGGCCCTTGCCCGGGACTACATCTCCGTCACGCCCATCCACCACGATCTGACCCATTATGAAATGATCGACACACTGGGAAAGTGGAACCTTTGA
- a CDS encoding SPOR domain-containing protein produces the protein MSQKKRLFVKKNPQSGDRSSLRVFIWAGVALVLLLVVTPLVLRQKDDRNGVRPPTEKAKVVKNIPKAFAPPTGGSAQPPGAADEYPRGPASVQGALPDTGSSSGPAVVPEPGTVAPKVADGTEALPAKPMTPQPSEPVPAEPAPSVVPRQPVEPAPAAGGVRERESTGQPKPGPAAMPAGDSGQRTASIVPDARELKKLPPGVAPPLTPDASGARKPSPVRKGKYAVQVGAFKEKKNADEMQRQLQKKGYQAEIKISSNRDLGQLYVVVLKPVESLSRANTLMEQIKHEEKVKPMLIESR, from the coding sequence ATGTCACAGAAGAAGAGACTTTTCGTAAAAAAGAATCCCCAATCCGGGGATCGCTCCTCTTTGAGGGTCTTCATCTGGGCCGGCGTTGCGCTGGTCCTGCTGTTGGTGGTCACGCCGCTCGTTCTTCGCCAGAAGGACGACAGGAACGGCGTCAGGCCGCCCACGGAGAAGGCAAAAGTGGTCAAGAACATTCCCAAGGCTTTCGCACCGCCGACGGGCGGCTCGGCGCAGCCGCCCGGAGCTGCTGACGAATACCCGCGCGGTCCCGCCTCTGTTCAGGGTGCGCTTCCCGATACCGGGTCGTCATCCGGGCCCGCTGTTGTCCCGGAACCGGGGACCGTCGCTCCGAAGGTGGCCGACGGAACTGAGGCCCTGCCGGCAAAACCGATGACGCCGCAGCCGTCCGAACCCGTCCCGGCGGAGCCTGCGCCCTCTGTCGTGCCGCGGCAGCCGGTGGAACCCGCTCCTGCCGCCGGCGGTGTCCGGGAAAGAGAATCGACCGGTCAGCCCAAACCCGGTCCGGCCGCCATGCCTGCGGGCGATTCCGGGCAGCGGACGGCTTCGATCGTTCCCGATGCCCGGGAGCTGAAAAAGCTGCCCCCGGGTGTGGCTCCTCCCCTCACTCCCGATGCATCCGGCGCTCGGAAACCATCCCCTGTGCGAAAGGGGAAGTATGCCGTCCAGGTGGGAGCGTTCAAAGAGAAGAAAAACGCCGACGAAATGCAGCGGCAACTTCAGAAGAAAGGTTACCAGGCGGAAATCAAGATCAGCTCCAATCGCGATCTGGGCCAGCTCTACGTGGTCGTCCTCAAACCGGTCGAAAGCCTTTCCAGGGCCAACACCCTTATGGAACAGATAAAGCACGAAGAGAAGGTGAAGCCGATGCTCATCGAATCCCGGTGA